The segment TAATTAGCACATTTCTCATTGCCGGGCGCTGTTCACCATCGGCTAATGATTTAAGTCTGTTAGCAGCCTTAAGGAATCCGTGCCGGTCTCGATAAATCATAAGTAGCCACTGGCAAGCGATCGAAATGTCGATATAAATCTGTCAGCATCGGTGTTAAATCCGGGTAAGCCGCGTCAATATCAAGATCAAGGGTTGAGGGGGGAAGCTGACAAAAAATGAATCGCGCCCATTGGCCGCTGCTATCTTCCTTATCGCCTAACAGTTTCTCTAGCACCCCGGGTTGAATCGTGCCATAAATGCTTAAAAGAATTTTCCGACATACTAACGTTTTGTCGGGGTCGGCCCGGAGTGTAATCGGTGGGGTCCCATCAAAATATTCTAGAATGTCCTCGCTGTCAGACCCACGGCCTCCCCGGTACTGGTTAGCACTCTTGAATAAACCGGCGATTTCATCTCGGAAAAGTAACATCCCCTTATCTTGGCTATTAGCTGCATAACGCGCTATCCCCTCACCAGTTCCCCCGCTAAAATACCTGATCCGCCGGGTAGGTTTGGTCGGTGGTCCATCGGGGAATGAATCGCTTAAATCATCTTTGTTCTTTGATTTTTTGAGCATCTCATAGTTGGCTAGAGAGGACTTATGCTCACTTAGCTTCGCTTCATAGTCCTGATCATCCAATTCGATTAGTGACTTAAGAGGATCGGCAATCATGGCACGGCCGATAATGCTTTTTCCTTCCCCCGATAACGCGACTATGGCTGCGTACAAGTTGGGGGGAACCTTCCAGTTGGTTTGAGGGTATAGGCTTAAGGCAGTGTCCGGGTGAAGGGTTGATGATAAGCCACTGAGTAACGCGGTTAAATAAGCCTCACCCCTCAATCCTGTTAGTCTGGCATGGTGATTAATAGCGTTAGCTAATTTTTCAGGGAGTACCTTAGTAAGATCAAGCCGTTGGCTGTCAGCTTTTAGGATATTTTCGAGGTCGCTGTAAAGGTCATCCTTGTCAAGGTTTTGGTCATTTTCTTGTAACCTCTCTTTATATATAGAGGTTACTTGCTGTTGTGTTAGATTGAATTCCCTTGCAATCGAAGCGAGTTTTATTTCACGATTGGAACCGGTGAGGTTCTCAGTTATCAGACTATCGATAACTTCCCCTAGTTTGTCGGTTTCGAGTGGTTTAGGGTTGAATTTGGGATGACTGACTACATTGTTAGGTTTATCCGTTTTTTGCGGTTTAAGAGGCTTTTTCTCACCGATTCCCTTGATAATGTCTTCTTTGTTGGCCCCTTCATCTATCCAATCTTTCAGATCAGCCCCCCTTGATTCTGGCAAGTGGTTCCATAAGGGGGAATCTGGGAAACAGTAAAGCCATTGGGCATTGGGGAAGTCCTTAGCTATAGCCTCGCAGTGTTTCAAGCCGGGAACATCTCGATCCGGACATAAAATCACGCTGGCCCCTTCTAAGTCTTTACTATCTGTCTCTCGCCATTTTCCCGAACCGGCTAGGTTACAGGTTGCCGGCAGTCCCAATGACCATAGAAGATCGGCCTTACCCTCACCCTCAACGATAAAAATACTTTCCCCGTTGGCGATCGCTTGCTTGACTCCCTTGTATCGATAAATAGGTATATTTTCCCGCTTAATTTCGCCTAACCCCTTAACCCATTGTTTACCGTCCCAATGCTGCTGATAAAAGTCTTTTTTGCCGTTACCGTCATCTTTTCTTACTACTCTGATTAAGGGATTACCATCGCGATCAGGATAGTAATAATGGGTAGTTTTAGCCGGGCGTGGGGGTTTAGCCCATGTTTCCTTTTCCTTAATAGGCGCGTAATAGGAGTGACCTTCACTATCGGCCCCATCGGTTTTATACCATCCCGGTGCGGGTTCATGGTTACGCTTGCATACTGATAAATCGCCGATCGAGTAACACCAGTCAGGTTTCCCACAGTGGGGGCATGGGTTATCTTTGGTGACAGTGACTAGACTTTTCCCGTTGGTTTCGCTATACTTGCTGTACATTGTAGTAATGTCCTTAATTTTCAAAAAGTACGAAACCACAGCGATCGTTAGTCGCTGTGGTTTTTTGGTTGTTTTGAGAGGCATTGCCGGGGATACCGACGGTATCCCCCCGATACAGATTTAAAGCGGCGATCGCATCCTGATCAAGATGCCCGGCACCTTCTAAAATTTCTAAGGCTTTTGTTAATTCCCCTTGGGCGATCGAGCGCCTCAACCCGTCCGGTCTTTTCTTTTTATGAGTGAGTTTTGCGAAGATTCCACAGTCCCGGCACTGATAGAGAGACCTAATCGGGCCAGACTCGATTAATTCCCCTAAATTTTCGCACCTAGGGCATTTTACCGATGATTCTAGATTGTGATATGATTTATCACAATGACCATCGATTGATAAATCTTTTTTGTCGGTTGAGCAAACTTGATGAAGTTTGCTAAAGTTTGATAGATTGTACATAAGTTTATGAATTTGTTTTCCCAGGAACGCTAGTAACGTTATCTGG is part of the Microcystis aeruginosa NIES-2549 genome and harbors:
- a CDS encoding DUF3987 domain-containing protein: MYSKYSETNGKSLVTVTKDNPCPHCGKPDWCYSIGDLSVCKRNHEPAPGWYKTDGADSEGHSYYAPIKEKETWAKPPRPAKTTHYYYPDRDGNPLIRVVRKDDGNGKKDFYQQHWDGKQWVKGLGEIKRENIPIYRYKGVKQAIANGESIFIVEGEGKADLLWSLGLPATCNLAGSGKWRETDSKDLEGASVILCPDRDVPGLKHCEAIAKDFPNAQWLYCFPDSPLWNHLPESRGADLKDWIDEGANKEDIIKGIGEKKPLKPQKTDKPNNVVSHPKFNPKPLETDKLGEVIDSLITENLTGSNREIKLASIAREFNLTQQQVTSIYKERLQENDQNLDKDDLYSDLENILKADSQRLDLTKVLPEKLANAINHHARLTGLRGEAYLTALLSGLSSTLHPDTALSLYPQTNWKVPPNLYAAIVALSGEGKSIIGRAMIADPLKSLIELDDQDYEAKLSEHKSSLANYEMLKKSKNKDDLSDSFPDGPPTKPTRRIRYFSGGTGEGIARYAANSQDKGMLLFRDEIAGLFKSANQYRGGRGSDSEDILEYFDGTPPITLRADPDKTLVCRKILLSIYGTIQPGVLEKLLGDKEDSSGQWARFIFCQLPPSTLDLDIDAAYPDLTPMLTDLYRHFDRLPVATYDLSRPARIP